A genome region from Musa acuminata AAA Group cultivar baxijiao chromosome BXJ3-5, Cavendish_Baxijiao_AAA, whole genome shotgun sequence includes the following:
- the LOC135638577 gene encoding trans-resveratrol di-O-methyltransferase-like yields MGSFLEEFGARELWQAHAHVWKHTLSYARSMCLKCAIELGIADIIHRHGKPITHSQLETELRIPPARSACFRRLMRLLVHLEYFSQISESENEKTLFGLTAMSALIMKEKVEGISPLLLFMLDQALLSPWQSVGRWLKGDEASTPFEVAHGKDIFEVTKQNPEFNSLLQAGMASDARLVVQVLIRECGDVFRGLRSLVDVGGGTGTMAMAIAEAYPQLKCTVFDLPHVVAPLVGNSKVEVVGGDMFESIPPADAVLLKWVLHDWSDAECVRILQRCREAIPSKEAGGKVVIVEMVLNVDDSPPELAETQLLFDLYMMANTSGKQRSEAEWDKLFKRAGFSDYTLKPFLDLRSVIEVYH; encoded by the exons ATGGGATCGTTCCTTGAAGAGTTTGGAGCGAGGGAGCTCTGGCAGGCTCACGCCCATGTATGGAAGCACACGTTGAGCTATGCCAGATCCATGTGTCTCAAGTGTGCTATAGAGCTGGGCATAGCAGACATCATCCACAGGCATGGCAAACCCATCACTCACTCCCAGCTGGAGACTGAGCTACGCATTCCCCCAGCAAGAAGCGCCTGCTTCCGGCGGCTCATGCGCCTGCTGGTCCACCTGGAATACTTTTCTCAGATCTCGGAATCCGAGAATGAGAAGACTTTGTTCGGCCTCACTGCAATGTCTGCCCTCATCATGAAGGAGAAGGTGGAGGGTATTTCCCCGTTGCTGCTCTTTATGCTGGACCAAGCATTGCTGTCTCCCTGGCAAAGTGTTGGCAGATGGCTTAAGGGGGACGAAGCCTCCACCCCTTTTGAGGTCGCACATGGAAAGGATATATTTGAGGTCACCAAACAAAACCCGGAGTTCAACAGCTTGTTGCAAGCGGGAATGGCCAGCGACGCACGTCTCGTGGTGCAAGTACTGATAAGGGAGTGTGGCGACGTCTTTCGGGGTCTGCGGTCGTTGGTGGACGTCGGAGGGGGGACGGGAACGATGGCCATGGCGATCGCCGAGGCCTATCCACAGCTCAAATGCACTGTGTTCGACCTCCCCCACGTGGTGGCTCCATTGGTAGGGAACAGCAAGGTGGAGGTGGTCGGAGGTGACATGTTCGAGAGCATACCTCCGGCGGACGCGGTGCTGCTCAAG TGGGTGTTACATGACTGGAGCGATGCGGAATGTGTGAGGATTCTGCAGAGATGCAGGGAGGCAATTCCTTCAAAAGAGGCGGGAGGCAAAGTAGTCATCGTTGAAATGGTTCTCAATGTCGATGACTCTCCTCCTGAACTAGCAGAAACGCAGCTTCTCTTTGACTTGTACATGATGGCTAACACTTCGGGCAAGCAAAGGAGTGAGGCCGAGTGGGATAAACTCTTCAAAAGAGCAGGCTTTTCGGACTATACCTTAAAACCCTTTCTGGACTTACGTTCCGTCATTGAAGTGTACCATTGA